A DNA window from Trichosurus vulpecula isolate mTriVul1 chromosome 2, mTriVul1.pri, whole genome shotgun sequence contains the following coding sequences:
- the PLEKHG5 gene encoding pleckstrin homology domain-containing family G member 5 isoform X2, which yields MHFDGHIRFDLPPQGRGSTSEDPALDHGVGGARTNQKSSAEGSVLARNVSTRSCPPRTSPASDLEEEDEGLMDSKGERKGSGLKLAKKKARRRHTDDPSKECFTLKFDLNVDIETEIVPAMKKKSLGEVLLPVFERKGIELSKVDIYLDQSNTPLSLHFEAYRFGGHYLRVKAKPGDEMKVELAVKDFKSLSLPIPGPPASDRADHQARRESLDILAPGRRRKNMTEFLGDTSIPVLEASVPSSSSLPSNGIDTWKNRAASRFSGLFSSGPSGSSFGREVDKMEQLESKLHSYSLFGLPRLPQQLRFDHDSWEEEEEEEDADLVLEDSWQELIDGAEKLTRRQCHQQEAVWELLHTEASYIKKLRVITDLFMCCLLNLQESGLLCEVDVERLFSNIQEIIQLHQGLWSSVMAPMLDKTRCSRALLQPADLLKGFKMFGSLFKPYIRYCMEEEGCMEYMRSLLRDSDLFRVYVTWAEKHQQCQRLKLSDMLVKPHQRLTKYPLLLKSVLKKTDDPPTKEAIVTMISSVERFINHVNSRMRQRQEQQRLAAIISRIDSYEVVESSTDEVDKLLKEFLRLDLTAPIPGTSPDDTRQLLLEGSLKMKEGKDSKMDVYCFLFTDLFLVTKPVKKAERTKVIRQPLMVDKIVCRELRDPGSFLLIYLNEFRSAVGAFTFQASGQALCRGWVEAIYNAQNLLQRMRLQEHQGSHQQHLQSLEEEEDEEEEEEEGESSTSGASSPTILRKSNNSLDSQRCPSDGSTETLAIVVVEPGETPSSPDFEGGPFSSRSDETSISTTASSITPTSELLGPEPDGLLSSAPAECRSCSIDSAYGTLSPTSLKDFVATTELAPVPAPRPPDPPDPPAPALPLSPRLRRRTPVQLLPWPRLLKSKSEASLLQLLSGASGQDSPAPPSRSLSELCLTTTPLPPNGFLRTQVGLCQPPQEACASWDCREASPCSALELSEVEDGGCSPGREAECPISRECEKPVTKTTLRAQPSGQHRKLTLAQLYRIRTTLLLNSTLTASEV from the exons ATGCACTTTGACGGGCACATCCGCTTCGACCTGCCCCCCCAAG GAAGGGGTTCAACATCTGAAGACCCTGCTTTGGATCATGGTGTTGGAGGGGCCAGGACTAACCAGAAGTCATCAGCTGAGG gcTCTGTCCTGGCCCGGAACGTCTCCACAAGGTCATGCCCGCCCCGAAccagtccagcctcagacctggaagaggaagatgaagggtTAATGGACAGCAAAGG AGAGCGGAAGGGTTCAGGTCTGAAGCTGGCCAAGAAGAAAGCTCGGAGGAGGCACACGGAT GACCCCAGCAAGGAGTGCTTCACCCTGAAATTCGACCTGAATGTGGACATCGAGACAGAGATTGTCCCTGCTATGAAGAAGAAATCTTTGGG GGAAGTGTTGCTGCCCGTGTTTGAGAGAAAAGGCATTGAGCTCAGCAAAGTGGACATCTACCTAGACCAGTCCAACACacccctctccctccattttgAGGCCTACAGGTTTGGGGGGCACTACCTGAGGGTCAAAG CCAAACCTGGGGATGAGATGAAGGTGGAGCTGGCAGTGAAGGATTTCAAATCATTGAGCTTACCCATTCCTGGGCCTCCTGCCTCGGATCGGGCTGACCATCAGGCTCGACGGGAGAGCCTGGACATCTTG GCCCCTGGCCGAAGGCGTAAGAACATGACAGAGTTCCTAGGGGACACCAGCATCCCTGTGCTAGAAGCCTCGGTGCCATCTAGCAGCTCTTTGCCCAGCAATGGCATCGATACTTGGAAGAACCGGGCAGCCAGTCGCTTCAGTggccttttcagctctggtcctaGTGGGAGCTCCTTTGGCAGG GAGGTCGACAAGATGGAGCAACTGGAAAGCAAGCTTCACTCCTACAGCCTGTTTGGACTGCCCAGGCTGCCCCAGCAACTCCGCTTTGACCACGACTcctgggaagaggaggaggaagaggaagatgctGACCTCGTCCTGGAGGACAGCTGGCAGGAGCTCATAGATGGAGCAGAG AAGCTGACCAGGCGGCAGTGCCATCAGCAGGAGGCGGTGTGGGAACTGTTACATACAGAGGCTTCCTATATCAAAAAACTTAGAGTTATCACTGAT CTCTTCATGTGCTGCCTTTTGAACCTGCAAGAGTCAGGCCTACTGTGTGAG GTGGACGTTGAACGCTTATTCAGCAATATCCAGGAGATCATTCAGCTGCACCAAGGGCTGTGGAGCAGCGTGATGGCCCCCATGCTTGACAAAACTCGATGCAGCCGGGCCCTACTGCAGCCTGCAGACCTGCTCAAAGGCTTCAAAATG TTTGGATCCCTGTTCAAACCTTACATCCGTTACTGCATGGAAGAGGAGGGCTGCATGGAATACATGAGGAGTCTGCTGAGGGACAGTGACCTATTCAGGGTTTATGTTACG TGGGCGGAGAAGCACCAGCAGTGCCAGAGGTTGAAGCTGAGCGATATGCTGGTGAAGCCTCATCAGAGACTCACAAAATATCCCTTGCTGCTGAAGTCAGTGCTGAAGAAGACCGATGACCCACCAaccaaggaggccattgtcaccaTG attaGCTCAGTGGAACGGTTCATCAATCATGTCAACTCTCGAATGCGGCAGCGTCAGGAACAGCAGCGGCTGGCGGCCATCATCAGCCGCATCGACTCCTATGAGGTGGTGGAGAGTAGCACCGACGAGGTGGACAAG CTTTTGAAGGAGTTTCTTCGTCTCGATCTGACAGCTCCCATCCCTGGGACATCCCCAGATGACACTCGTCAGCTCCTGCTGGAGGGGAGCTTAAAGATGAAGGAGGGAAAAGACAGCAAG ATGGATGTCTACTGCTTCCTCTTCACCGACTTGTTTCTGGTTACCAAGCCTGTGAAGAAGGCAGAGAGGACCAAAGTCATCCGGCAGCCCCTGATGGTAGACAAGATTGTGTGTCGGGAGCTCCGAGACCCCG gtTCCTTTCTCCTCATCTATCTGAATGAATTCCGAAGTGCTGTGGGCGCCTTCACCTTCCAGGCTAGTGGGCAGGCCCTCTGCCGAGGCTGGGTAGAAGCCATCTATAATGCCCAG AACCTGCTGCAGAGGATGAGGCTGCAGGAACACCAAGGCAGTCATCAGCAGCATCTGCAGagcctggaggaggaggaggatgaggaggaagaagaggaggaaggagagagcagcACCTCAGGAGCTAGCTCCCCTACCATCCTTCGAAAAAGCAACAACAGCCTGGATTCCCAACGCTG CCCCTCAGATGGCTCCACAGAGACTCTAGCCATTGTGGTGGTAGAGCCTGGGGAAACGCCATCGTCGCCTGACTTTGAGGGTGGCCCATTCAGTTCCCGGTCGGATGAGACCTCGATCAGCACGACAGCTTCATCCATCACCCCGACGAGTGAGCTGCTGGGCCCTGAGCCCGATGGACTGCTTTCCTCGGCACCAGCTGAGTGCCGATCTTGCTCCATCGATTCTGCCTATGGCACCCTCTCCCCGACCTCCCTAAAGGACTTTGTTGCCACCACAGAGCTGGCCCCTGTTCCTGCCCCCAGACCCCCAGACCCACCTGACCCCCCTGCTCCTGCCTTGCCACTCTCACCCCGCCTCAGACGTCGAACCCCTGTCCAGCTGCTTCCTTGGCCTCGCTTACTCAAATCCAAATCGGAGGCCAGCTTGCTGCAGCTGCTCTCAGGGGCTTCTGGTCAGGACTCCCCAGCACCCCCTAGTCGGAGCCTGTCTGAGCTTTGCCTAACTACTACTCCACTCCCTCCCAATGGCTTCCTCAGGACTCAGGTGGGGCTATGCCAA